A window of Methylobacterium bullatum genomic DNA:
TCCCGGAACAGGGGCATCGCGGCGGGTGAGACCGAGGGCTTCGGAGATGCGCAGGCCGGACCCGTAGAGCAGAGCAAGGACGGCCGCGTCCCGTGCCAGAACCCAGGGCTCGCGCGTCTCCCCGGCGCGGATGTCGATGTCGGTCAGGGCGCGGGCGGCGGCGATGGGGATCGGGCGCGGCAAGCGCCGCTCGACCTTGGGCGAGCGGATCGCGCCGAGGGCGGACACGCTGCCGTGGCCGTCCCGTTCGAGGTGGCGCGCGAAGGAGCGCAGGCCGGCCAGGGCCCGCATCAGCGACCGACCGCTCACGCCCTCCGCTCTGCGCGCGGCCATGAACCCACGGATGTCGCGCGGCTTGAGGGCGACGAGCCCGGCGATGCGCACGGTACCGGTGCGGCTTTGCAGATGGCAGAGAAACTGCCTTAGGTCGCGGGCATAGGCCTCCACCGTGTTCGCGGCCATCCGGCGCTCGCGCAGCAGAGAGTCCTGCCACGCCATCGCGGCGGACCGGACCGCATCGTCGCCGGGGAAGGCGACGGCGCAGGCTTCCGGAAACGGGGGAGGGACACGGAGCATCGCGCGGTGATCCGGGGGCGAAAAGCCCACTCAACGCCACGGAGGTTGACGGAGCGTTGCCGACGGGGCGGGTCCGTCACGGCGATGGCCGGCCTTTTCGCGGAACGGCACGCAGGCTAGGCGCTTGTCCAACGCACCCGACCCCTGTCGTTCCTCCCGATCCGAGCCCGCATGCCCGAGACACGCATCGTCTGCATCCGCCATGGCGAATCCACCTTCAACGCAGCCCACCGCCTCACCGGGCGCGATCCCGGCCATATCGACGCCCGGCTGACGGACCGAGGCCTCACTCAGGTCGCTGCGGCACGGGAGAGGCTGCGGGACATCCCGTTCGATCTGGTGGTGACGTCTCCGCTCACCCGCGCCATCCAGACCACCGCCGGCATTTTCGGCGATCATCCGGCCAAGCCCGAGATCCTGGTGGAAGTGCTCCATCGCGAATGCCAGGAGAGCAGTTGCGATGTCGGGCGCGCCGCCTCAGTGTTGAAGGCGGAATTCCCGCATCTCGATATCGACCACCTGCCGGAGATCTGGTGGCATGCCGAGGGCGAGCCGATCGCGGAGGGTGTGCATGTGGAGCCGCGCCACCTCTTCGATCGTCGCGTGGCGACGTTCCGCGACTGGCTGACCGAACGGCGAGAGCGCACCATCGCCGTCGTCGGCCACGGCACGTTCTTCTTCCACCTCACCGGCATCTGGCTCGACAACTGCGCCACCACCGAACTCGATCTGGCATCGGGGCCGGTGGCGGGCTGACTCATCTGCCGGAGGCGGCAGGCGTTCGCGCCGCGCCTGCCCGCGCCGCATCCAGCCGATCCCGCGCCTGAACGAGATCGATGTCGGGCGCCTGCCTCCCGATGGCCAGGGCCTCGTCGAGGATGGTTGCGGCGCTGTCCCAGACGCCCTCGAAGAAAGGCGCCGCACTTTCCGCGACCTCGGCGGCGCAACGGGCATCGCCGGCCGATTTCACCGCGGCCGCCGCGCTGCGAGCGACGGAAGAGGCGAGGGCGCCCCGTCTCCAATCCCTCTGCCGGGAGGCGGCCTGCGCGATAGCGCCTCCGCGCCACGCGGCCTCATGGGCCGCCGAGACACCGGCATCGAGATCCCGCGCTTCGTCGCAAAGGGCGGCGAGATCCGCGAAACCCGCGCGGTCGAGGAGAGGAGGCAGGATGCGGCGGATGCTCTCGAGGGCGAGACAGCGGACGCGCTGCGTCTCTACCTCCGGGGTATCGGCTGAGCCTGACAGGCGAAGGACGAAGGCCATCAATCGGGGGCGCTGGTCGTCCGGCATCGCATCGTTGAGGCCGAGCGCGTAGGCGGCGAGC
This region includes:
- the xerC_2 gene encoding Tyrosine recombinase XerC, translating into MLRVPPPFPEACAVAFPGDDAVRSAAMAWQDSLLRERRMAANTVEAYARDLRQFLCHLQSRTGTVRIAGLVALKPRDIRGFMAARRAEGVSGRSLMRALAGLRSFARHLERDGHGSVSALGAIRSPKVERRLPRPIPIAAARALTDIDIRAGETREPWVLARDAAVLALLYGSGLRISEALGLTRRDAPVPGVESVTVMGKGGKERMVPILPVVAEAVAAYLAACPHALDPGGPLFVGVKGGKLSPRIIQYAVASLRGALGLPDSATPHALRHSFATHLLARQGELRAIQELLGHASLSTTQLYTKVDAARLMDAFDQAHPRAGTRATDRVLDSAGRSPAG
- the gpmA_2 gene encoding 2,3-bisphosphoglycerate-dependent phosphoglycerate mutase, producing the protein MPETRIVCIRHGESTFNAAHRLTGRDPGHIDARLTDRGLTQVAAARERLRDIPFDLVVTSPLTRAIQTTAGIFGDHPAKPEILVEVLHRECQESSCDVGRAASVLKAEFPHLDIDHLPEIWWHAEGEPIAEGVHVEPRHLFDRRVATFRDWLTERRERTIAVVGHGTFFFHLTGIWLDNCATTELDLASGPVAG